A region of Flavobacteriales bacterium DNA encodes the following proteins:
- a CDS encoding tetratricopeptide repeat protein, translated as MRSRNFLIVILLLGSMACTTAAERIGQIEQLEIAMFDKDKKFDEDIARDLMGDYEQFAEEFPEHEMAPEFLDRAANIARQLKEYERGLENYQTIVVRYPDFEKIIETKFLIAFMYDVELKNKEKAEEKYKAVAEQYPDHVFGKNAKDRLVTLHMSDEELIEFFNQKNSRQ; from the coding sequence ATGAGATCAAGGAATTTCCTGATAGTGATCCTATTGCTTGGATCGATGGCCTGCACCACAGCTGCAGAGCGTATCGGACAGATCGAACAGTTGGAGATCGCTATGTTCGACAAGGACAAGAAATTCGATGAGGACATAGCCCGCGACCTCATGGGCGATTATGAGCAGTTCGCAGAGGAATTTCCAGAGCATGAGATGGCTCCGGAATTCTTGGACAGAGCGGCCAATATCGCCCGACAGCTCAAGGAGTATGAGCGCGGACTGGAGAACTACCAGACCATCGTGGTTCGCTATCCGGATTTCGAAAAGATCATCGAGACCAAATTCCTCATCGCCTTCATGTACGATGTGGAGCTCAAGAACAAGGAAAAGGCCGAGGAGAAGTACAAGGCCGTGGCCGAGCAGTACCCCGACCATGTATTTGGAAAGAATGCCAAAGACCGTCTGGTCACCTTGCATATGTCCGATGAGGAACTCATCGAATTCTTCAATCAGAAGAACTCCAGACAGTAG
- a CDS encoding peptide deformylase: MTLPIVAYGDPVLKKICEPIDPDHPELGGLIEDMFETMYEASGVGLAAPQIGKSIRLFIVDASPFAEDENLEEEERKFLKDFKRVFINAEMVEEEGELWEFEEGCLSIPDIREAVKREPTITINYLDADFNEQEETLTGYAARVVQHEYDHIEGVLFTDRIGSFRRRLLKGKLNDIATGNIEPRYKMRFAKKKRR; this comes from the coding sequence GTGACTTTACCCATTGTAGCATACGGTGACCCGGTTCTGAAGAAGATCTGTGAACCCATCGATCCCGACCATCCCGAATTGGGAGGGCTGATCGAGGATATGTTCGAGACCATGTACGAGGCCAGTGGAGTAGGCCTGGCCGCTCCGCAGATAGGTAAGAGCATACGTCTCTTCATCGTGGATGCCAGCCCTTTTGCCGAAGATGAGAATCTGGAAGAAGAAGAGCGGAAATTCCTCAAGGATTTCAAGCGGGTCTTCATCAATGCAGAGATGGTCGAGGAAGAAGGAGAGCTCTGGGAATTCGAAGAAGGCTGTCTCAGTATCCCCGATATCAGAGAAGCCGTGAAGCGTGAGCCTACCATCACCATCAATTACCTGGATGCTGATTTCAATGAGCAGGAAGAGACCTTGACCGGCTATGCAGCCCGTGTGGTGCAGCATGAGTATGATCATATAGAAGGCGTACTCTTCACTGACCGTATCGGTTCCTTCCGCAGAAGATTGCTCAAGGGGAAACTCAATGATATCGCCACCGGGAATATCGAGCCACGGTATAAGATGCGATTCGCAAAAAAGAAAAGGAGATGA